Within the Butyrivibrio sp. AE3004 genome, the region AAATGAAGACATACAGACAGGTAATTTCAGACCGTGTTATCTGATTTACGGAGAAGAGGTATATCTTAGAAAGCAGAACAGGGACAAATTAAAAAAAGCTCTGCTTGGCATAGGTGATGCCATGAACATGCAGGTATATGAAGGTAATAACCTTAATCCCGGTGAGATAATTGATATGGCGGAGACGCTTCCTTTTTTTGCCGACAGGAGAGTTATTGTAATTGAGGATAGCGGTTTTTTTAAAAACGGTTGCCCTGAACTTGCTGACTATCTGAAAAATCCATCCGGGACAACAGCCTTTTTGTTCGTGGAGTCCGAAGTGGATAAGCGAAAGGATATGTATAAGGCCGTATCCAAGGTTGGACTTGATATAAATTGCGAAACACCCGATGAGCAGATGCTTTACAAATGGATTGCCGGCAGATTTAAGAACGAGGGGAAAGCAATTTCCGTAAGGGCAATAGCATATCTGATAAACAGAGTGGGTACAGATATGTCCAACATGGTACATGAGATGGACAAGCTTGTAAGCTATTGCTACGAACGAAATGAAATAACTGAAAAAGATATAGATGCGGTATGTGCAAACTGGCTGACCAGCAGGATTTTTGAAATGACTGATGCCATAGTTTTAAAGGACCAGGCTAAAGCCATGAAAATCTACTATGAGCTCCTGGCACTGAAAACTGCACCTGAACAGATACTTGCGCTCGTACTTAGGCAGTTTAACCAGCTTCTTCAGACAAAAGAGATGGCAGAGCTGGGCATGAATAAAAAGGATGTGGCATCAAAAGTAGGAGTACATCCATTTGTT harbors:
- the holA gene encoding DNA polymerase III subunit delta, producing the protein MAAKKTTDYPAKQRQINEDIQTGNFRPCYLIYGEEVYLRKQNRDKLKKALLGIGDAMNMQVYEGNNLNPGEIIDMAETLPFFADRRVIVIEDSGFFKNGCPELADYLKNPSGTTAFLFVESEVDKRKDMYKAVSKVGLDINCETPDEQMLYKWIAGRFKNEGKAISVRAIAYLINRVGTDMSNMVHEMDKLVSYCYERNEITEKDIDAVCANWLTSRIFEMTDAIVLKDQAKAMKIYYELLALKTAPEQILALVLRQFNQLLQTKEMAELGMNKKDVASKVGVHPFVAEKLLGWSRSYSMNDLKDAIDMCLSSDEAVKTGRLDRFISIEMIIVKSTSR